The genomic region TCAATATACTTCTCACCAACAGTACCGAACCCGGCGAAGATGACATGATCAGCATTGCTATTCCGGCTTACAACCGCTCCCACTACATCCGCAGCGCGATCCAATCGTGCCTGGACCAGACGCATCCGGATTTCGAAGTGGTCCTCGGCGATTCCTCGCCCCACGGCAAGATCCGCGAGATCGCGGAATCCTTCCGCTCTTCCCGGCTGCGCTACCTTTCTTATGATCCGTCCACGGAGCTGACCGCGAAATTGAACCTTCTGCTCAACGAGGCGCGCGGCGAGTGGATGCTGATTCTCTGCGACGACGACCTGCTGGCCCCGCAGTACCTGGACCGCATGCTTGCCGGCATCCGGGAATTTCCGCAGGCCACGCTTTTCCGCCCGCGCTACCGCCTGATCGACAGCGAGGGGCAGGAATTGCGCGTGGATCTGCCCTGCCAGCGGTACATGTCGCCCGTGGAATTCGTGAACAAGGTGCTGATGCCGGAAAAATATTTTTTCAAGATGAACATTACGGGGATTCTATTCCGGAGGGAGCATTTGCTGAGCAAGGGAGGATTTCCGGTGCTGCCCGTTCCCTGGCACACGGATCGTCTGACCTGGACGATGCTTGCTTCCCAGGGCGGCTGCGTCTTCGACGCGGAGCCCACTTGCAGCATCCGGCTCCATGCGGGCTCGGTCACTTCGAGTTTCGTCAAGCACGTCGTGAACTCCGTCGACTCGGACCTGAAGGCCAAGCGCATCTTCATGGAAATCATCGAGGAGCTGGATGCAAGGTATGCCTCGGCGGACGAAAAGCGGCTCATCGCGAGCGCCAGGATCAATCTCGTGCGCTACATGGGAAGGCATTTGTCGCGCACGTTCGACCACG from Verrucomicrobiia bacterium harbors:
- a CDS encoding glycosyltransferase family A protein; its protein translation is MISIAIPAYNRSHYIRSAIQSCLDQTHPDFEVVLGDSSPHGKIREIAESFRSSRLRYLSYDPSTELTAKLNLLLNEARGEWMLILCDDDLLAPQYLDRMLAGIREFPQATLFRPRYRLIDSEGQELRVDLPCQRYMSPVEFVNKVLMPEKYFFKMNITGILFRREHLLSKGGFPVLPVPWHTDRLTWTMLASQGGCVFDAEPTCSIRLHAGSVTSSFVKHVVNSVDSDLKAKRIFMEIIEELDARYASADEKRLIASARINLVRYMGRHLSRTFDH